The region GGCCGGCAAAGTCGACCACATTTATCTCGCCACCGACCTTGACCGCGAAGGGGAAGCGATCGCTTGGCACCTGCGGGAAGTGATTGGCGGCGATGACGACCGTTACCGCCGGGTGGTGTTCAACGAGATCACCCGCAAGGCGGTGCAAGCTGCCTTTGAAGAGCCCGGCAAGCTCGACATGCCGCGTGTGGAAGCGCAGCAGGCGCGTCGCTTCCTCGACCGGGTAGTAGGCTTCATGGTGTCGCCACTGCTGTGGGACAAGATTGCCCGGGGGCTGTCAGCCGGCCGAGTACAGTCGGTGGCGGTGGAACTGGTGGTGGAACGTGAGCGGGAAATTCGTGCCTTCCAGCCGGATGAATTCTGGGAAATCTACGCCGATACCCAAGCCGAGCAGGGCACCGACGTGCGTATGGACGTCACCCGCTTCCAAGGTGTGGCGTTCCGGCCGGATAACGAAACCGATGCGCGCCGCCACCAGCAGGCGCTGCGTGATGCTGCGGCTCTCACGGTGCAGGGGCGTGAGGACAAGCCGACTCGCTCCAAGCCGTCGGCACCCTTCATTACCTCCACGCTGCAGCAGGCCGCCAGCACCCGCCTTGGCTACAGCGTGAAGAAGACCATGACGCTGGCCCAACGCCTGTACGAAGCTGGTCACATCACTTACATGCGTACCGACTCCACTAACCTGTCGGCAGATGCGGTGGCCGCGTGTCGGGCGTGGATCGGCAGCAACCTCGGTGACCGTTACCTGCCAGAGCAAGCGCCGAACTACTCCAGCCGTGAAGGCGCGCAGGAAGCGCACGAGGCGATCCGTCCCTCGGATGTCACCCGCGAGCCGGAATTGCTGCTGGACATGGAGCGCGACGCGCGCCGTCTGTATGAACTGATCCGGCTGCAATTCATCGCCTGCCAAATGCCGCCGGCGGAATACCTAGCCAGCACCATCACCGCCACCGCCGGTGATTACGAGCTGAAGGTCAAGGGCCGCATCCTTAAATTCGACGGTTGGACCCGCGTGCTGCCACCGGCGGCGCGCAGCAAGGGCCAAGAAGACGTGGTGCTGCCTGATTTGTCAGCCGGTCAGAAGCTGACTGTCAACGAGGTAGTGGCCACGCAGCACTTCACCAAACCGCCGGCCCGTTTCACCGAAGCCAGCTTAGTGCGCGAATTGGAGAAGCGCGGCATCGGTCGGCCGTCCACCTATGCGGCAATCATTTCCACGATCCAAGATCGGGGTTACGTGCGGTTGGAAAACCGCCGCTTCTATGCCGAGAAAATGGGTGACATCGTCACCGACCGGCTGGTGGAAAATTTCCCCAACCTGATGGACTACGGCTTCACTGCCAGCATGGAAGAAACGCTCGACAAGATCGCCGCTGGCGAACTCGATTGGCGCCAGGTGCTGGATGATTTCTACAGCGATTTCCGCAAGCGGTTGGAAGCGGCCCAAGGCGACGGCGCCGGTAAGCTGGCGCAGGGCGGCATGCGTGCCAACCTACCCACCGACACCGATATTCCGTGCCCTACTTGCGGGCGTCCGATGCAAATTCGTACCGGCTCCACTGGGGTATTCCTCGGTTGCTCCGGATACAGCCTGCCGCCGAAAGAACGCTGCACGGCCACGCTCAACCTGTTGCCCGGCGACGAGGCAGTTGGTGCCGACGATGCCGAAGCGGAAGCGCTGGAGCAGCGTCTGAAAAAGCGCTGCCCGATTTGCAGTACCGCCATGGACAGCTACCTGCTGGACGAAAGCCGCAAACTGCATATCTGCGGCAACAACCCCGATTGCGCCGGCTACGTGGTGGAGCAGGGCGAGTTCCGCATCAAGGGCTATGACGGCCCGGTGCTGGAATGTGAAAAGTGCAGTAGCGAAATGCAGTTGCGCACCGGCCGTTTCGGCAAGTTCTTCAAGTGCACCAACGAAGCCTGCGGCAATACCCGCAAGCTGTTGCGCAGCGGCGAGCCGGCGCCACCCCGCGCCGACCCGATCCCGATGCCGCATCTGCGCTGTCAGAAAGTGGATGACTACTATCTGCTGCGTGACGGTGCCTCTGGTCTGTTCCTCGCCGCCAGCCAGTTCCCGCGCAACCGCGAGACTCGGGCGCCGTCGGTGGAAGAAGTGCGCAGTGTGCGCGAGCAGCTGGATCCGAAGCTGTTGTACTTGGCTGACGCGCCGACTCATGACAGCGCCGGCAACGCGGCGATCCTGCGCTATGCCCGCAAGAGCAAAGAGCAGTACGTCACCACCGAAGTGGACGGTAAGGCCACCGGTTGGGCGGCGTTCTACCGCGATGGTGCCTGGGTGATTGAAGACAAGCCGGCGGCCAAGAAAGCGCCTGCGAAGAAGGCACCGGCGAAAAAAGCGGCGGCCAAGAAAGCGCCTGCCAAGAAAGCGCCCGCCAAGAAAGCGGCGGCCAAGCCAGCTCCCGCTGAGGACTGAGCATGGGCCAGCTGCGAGCGGTGGCGGAACGGTTGGCATTGGCACGTCAGGCGTTCCGTCTCTGTGAGCAGGCGGCGGAGCAAGAACAGCCGCCAGCAGAGCAATGGGTGCTGCGTGGCGCGCTGTTAGTACAGCTGGCAGCGGTGATCCAGGGACTGGGACAGCCCGGTGGCCGTGACCCGTTGGCTGCCGCTGCGGCGCTGCCCCCCAGTGCCGCGCTGGCCTGGTGGCAGGATGCTTGGCAGCACCTGCTGGGTGACACGTTGCTGACCCGTTCCGCAGCGGCGCCGGAAACACGCAACCTGATTGCTGCGGCGTCGGCACTGCCGTTGGGATTGGCCGAACGGGCCGCCATGGCGGAGGTGATCGAGGGCTTGGCCATCAGGCTGCAACATTTGCAGTCCCAAGATCGA is a window of Alcanivorax sp. REN37 DNA encoding:
- the topA gene encoding type I DNA topoisomerase, whose translation is MAKSLVIVESPAKVKTINRFLGDDFIVKSSVGHVRDLPVSGGAKSSPAERAKEAAYTRSLPPEERARYKKKKAHEQLINRMGVDPERDWSAHYEVLPGKEKVIDELKRLAGKVDHIYLATDLDREGEAIAWHLREVIGGDDDRYRRVVFNEITRKAVQAAFEEPGKLDMPRVEAQQARRFLDRVVGFMVSPLLWDKIARGLSAGRVQSVAVELVVEREREIRAFQPDEFWEIYADTQAEQGTDVRMDVTRFQGVAFRPDNETDARRHQQALRDAAALTVQGREDKPTRSKPSAPFITSTLQQAASTRLGYSVKKTMTLAQRLYEAGHITYMRTDSTNLSADAVAACRAWIGSNLGDRYLPEQAPNYSSREGAQEAHEAIRPSDVTREPELLLDMERDARRLYELIRLQFIACQMPPAEYLASTITATAGDYELKVKGRILKFDGWTRVLPPAARSKGQEDVVLPDLSAGQKLTVNEVVATQHFTKPPARFTEASLVRELEKRGIGRPSTYAAIISTIQDRGYVRLENRRFYAEKMGDIVTDRLVENFPNLMDYGFTASMEETLDKIAAGELDWRQVLDDFYSDFRKRLEAAQGDGAGKLAQGGMRANLPTDTDIPCPTCGRPMQIRTGSTGVFLGCSGYSLPPKERCTATLNLLPGDEAVGADDAEAEALEQRLKKRCPICSTAMDSYLLDESRKLHICGNNPDCAGYVVEQGEFRIKGYDGPVLECEKCSSEMQLRTGRFGKFFKCTNEACGNTRKLLRSGEPAPPRADPIPMPHLRCQKVDDYYLLRDGASGLFLAASQFPRNRETRAPSVEEVRSVREQLDPKLLYLADAPTHDSAGNAAILRYARKSKEQYVTTEVDGKATGWAAFYRDGAWVIEDKPAAKKAPAKKAPAKKAAAKKAPAKKAPAKKAAAKPAPAED